One window of Phycisphaeraceae bacterium genomic DNA carries:
- the gluQRS gene encoding tRNA glutamyl-Q(34) synthetase GluQRS — MDEAPPHSKTRLAPSPTGALHLGNARTFLINWAMARQAGWSVLLRIEDLDGPRIKPGADTHAIDTLAWLGIDWDEGPTWQSSTPDVYRNAMQRLAESGLAYPTALSRSEVDRHTAAQTDAASAPQDGSREVRFPASLRPPIDRAAMNRGFDNDAATWRFVVEPGVVDLQDRFAGHASFDISQIAGDFIVWTKQRVPAYQLAVVVDDSRQGITEVVRGDDLLDSAARQLLLYRALGLPNEPTYTHLPLVKGPDGRRLAKRHGDTRLDTYRSLGVMPERVIGLIAYWCAMINRPEPITAITFLQAFSLDKIPKEAITFTPEDDAWLRRGVR, encoded by the coding sequence GTGGATGAAGCACCCCCACATTCGAAGACCAGACTCGCGCCGTCCCCCACCGGCGCGCTGCACCTCGGAAACGCCCGCACATTCCTCATCAACTGGGCGATGGCACGTCAGGCCGGATGGAGCGTCCTGCTCCGCATCGAAGATCTCGACGGTCCCCGCATTAAGCCGGGTGCCGACACACATGCCATCGACACACTCGCATGGCTCGGCATCGACTGGGACGAAGGCCCAACCTGGCAGTCGAGTACGCCCGACGTCTATAGAAACGCGATGCAGCGCCTGGCAGAGTCCGGGCTCGCCTACCCCACGGCGCTCTCCCGCTCAGAAGTTGATCGACACACCGCCGCGCAGACCGACGCCGCATCCGCACCGCAAGATGGCTCGCGAGAGGTCCGATTCCCCGCGAGTCTCAGGCCCCCCATCGACCGAGCCGCGATGAACCGCGGGTTCGACAACGACGCCGCGACATGGCGATTCGTCGTCGAGCCGGGCGTGGTCGACCTCCAGGATCGCTTCGCCGGGCACGCTTCATTCGACATCTCGCAGATCGCTGGCGACTTCATCGTCTGGACAAAGCAGCGGGTTCCGGCCTACCAGCTCGCCGTCGTCGTCGACGATTCAAGGCAGGGCATCACCGAGGTCGTCCGTGGCGATGATCTCCTGGACTCTGCCGCAAGACAACTGCTGCTCTACCGTGCCCTCGGCCTCCCCAACGAGCCGACCTACACACACCTGCCGCTCGTCAAGGGTCCCGACGGGCGTCGTCTGGCCAAACGCCACGGCGACACGCGCCTCGACACCTATCGATCGCTCGGCGTGATGCCCGAACGCGTGATCGGCCTGATCGCCTACTGGTGCGCCATGATCAACAGGCCCGAGCCCATCACCGCAATCACGTTCCTCCAGGCATTCTCCCTCGATAAGATCCCCAAGGAAGCGATCACTTTCACGCCGGAGGACGACGCATGGCTTCGCAGGGGCGTTCGATGA
- a CDS encoding 4a-hydroxytetrahydrobiopterin dehydratase — MQKLNEDQIQAELAKLPEWSETGEAIHRTYGFQDFVQSMGFVTRVAEEAERSQHHPDILIRYNKVTLTLSTHDAGGITMKDFDLASKADGFAKAQR, encoded by the coding sequence ATGCAAAAGCTCAACGAGGATCAGATCCAGGCAGAGCTGGCGAAGCTCCCCGAATGGTCTGAGACCGGCGAGGCGATCCATCGGACATACGGCTTTCAGGACTTTGTTCAGTCGATGGGGTTTGTGACGCGGGTTGCTGAGGAGGCGGAGCGGTCGCAGCACCACCCGGACATTCTGATTCGCTACAACAAGGTCACGCTGACGCTTTCGACGCACGATGCGGGCGGGATCACGATGAAGGACTTTGACCTCGCGTCCAAAGCGGATGGGTTTGCGAAGGCGCAGAGGTAG
- a CDS encoding HNH endonuclease: MLGADGMNAKVLVLNRAFAAVRVVSARRAFCLLVRNIAEVVHVEDGKYLNYDFESWCEIAELQRQFERERHDWVRTTRTEIAVPRIVRLLGYDRLPAQVVKLNRRNLFARDRNTCQYCGRHFSTSELSIDHVVPRTQGGQDTWENLVCACIRCNARKGGRTPDQASMKLVRRPIRPKRNPLVTLRLGSEKYQSWKAFLDHAYWSVELR, from the coding sequence ATGCTCGGCGCTGACGGCATGAACGCAAAAGTGCTCGTGCTCAACCGGGCGTTCGCCGCCGTCCGCGTCGTCTCCGCGCGCAGAGCGTTCTGCCTCCTCGTCCGCAACATCGCCGAGGTCGTCCACGTCGAAGACGGCAAGTACCTGAATTACGACTTTGAGTCGTGGTGCGAGATCGCCGAGCTCCAGCGCCAATTCGAACGCGAACGCCACGACTGGGTTCGCACCACCCGGACAGAGATCGCCGTGCCGCGCATCGTGCGCCTCCTCGGCTACGACCGCCTCCCCGCCCAGGTCGTGAAGCTGAACCGACGCAATCTCTTCGCTCGCGACCGCAACACCTGCCAGTACTGCGGCCGCCACTTCTCCACAAGCGAGCTGTCGATAGACCACGTCGTGCCCCGCACACAGGGCGGACAAGACACGTGGGAAAACCTCGTCTGCGCCTGCATCAGATGCAACGCTCGAAAGGGCGGCAGAACGCCCGATCAGGCGAGCATGAAACTCGTCCGCCGTCCCATCCGCCCCAAGCGCAACCCGCTCGTGACCCTGCGCCTCGGCAGCGAGAAGTACCAGTCGTGGAAGGCATTCCTCGACCACGCGTACTGGAGCGTCGAACTTCGCTGA
- the purH gene encoding bifunctional phosphoribosylaminoimidazolecarboxamide formyltransferase/IMP cyclohydrolase, giving the protein MSDHVRIARALLSVSDKTDLVPFARALTERGVELISTGGTAKALADAGLPVTPIDAFTGFPEMLDGRVKTLHPAIHGGLLALRSNPDHVSTLKAHGIREIDLVCVNLYPFEQTIAREGVTDAEAIEQIDIGGPSMIRSGAKNFASVTVVTSPDQYDRVVSELAAHDGCTTYRLRAELAAAAFSRTSKYDAAIATHLGKRDGSPFPPVLSPRLVKQEELRYGENPHQRAALYVDPTSQETSIGNARQIHGKQLGYNNILDAAAALDLVAMMRGLPRETAHIGACVVKHTNPCGAAIGRSPLAAIDGAIAGDPLAAFGGILACNGEIDETAAERIVREGTFFEVVIAPAYTPNAAAMIAQRWSNVRILETGPFRSGRTGRVELRSISGGMLAQDQDTRVGDTSGWTHTSGPTPTEQTLAAAAMLEIVCRSLSSNAIAIGGIDSTTADGGCLRLFGAGAGQMDRLASCRIATQKAGPLASGAIALSDAFFPFPDGPTVLIDAGVRVIVHPGGSKRDQETFDLCEKRGVTCLITGNRHFRH; this is encoded by the coding sequence ATGTCGGACCATGTGCGGATCGCCCGTGCGCTCCTGAGCGTCAGTGACAAAACGGACCTTGTGCCATTCGCACGCGCCCTCACCGAGCGAGGGGTCGAACTCATCTCGACAGGTGGAACCGCGAAGGCCCTTGCCGACGCCGGGCTTCCGGTCACGCCGATCGACGCCTTCACCGGCTTCCCCGAGATGCTCGACGGCAGGGTTAAGACGCTGCACCCGGCGATCCACGGCGGCCTGCTCGCGCTCAGGTCAAACCCCGACCATGTCTCCACACTCAAGGCCCACGGCATCCGAGAGATCGATCTCGTCTGCGTGAACCTCTATCCCTTCGAACAGACGATCGCTCGCGAAGGCGTCACCGATGCCGAAGCCATCGAACAGATCGACATCGGCGGCCCTTCCATGATCCGCTCAGGAGCGAAGAACTTCGCCTCCGTGACCGTCGTCACGAGCCCGGATCAGTACGACCGCGTGGTCTCAGAACTCGCCGCACATGACGGCTGCACGACCTACCGCCTCCGGGCCGAACTCGCGGCAGCCGCCTTCAGCCGGACCAGCAAGTACGACGCCGCGATCGCCACACATCTCGGCAAGCGCGACGGTTCCCCCTTTCCCCCCGTGCTCTCGCCGCGCCTCGTGAAGCAGGAAGAGCTTCGCTACGGCGAGAACCCGCACCAACGCGCCGCCCTCTATGTCGATCCGACCTCGCAGGAAACAAGCATCGGAAACGCACGCCAGATCCACGGCAAGCAACTGGGTTACAACAACATCCTCGATGCCGCCGCTGCTCTCGATCTCGTCGCCATGATGCGCGGCCTCCCCCGCGAAACCGCTCACATCGGCGCGTGCGTCGTCAAGCACACGAACCCATGCGGAGCCGCGATCGGCCGCTCGCCCCTCGCCGCCATCGACGGGGCAATCGCGGGTGATCCCCTCGCCGCGTTCGGCGGCATACTCGCGTGCAACGGCGAGATCGACGAAACAGCAGCAGAGAGAATCGTCCGAGAAGGCACCTTTTTCGAGGTCGTCATCGCGCCGGCCTACACGCCCAACGCTGCCGCGATGATCGCACAACGCTGGTCGAACGTGAGGATCCTCGAAACAGGTCCGTTCCGATCCGGCCGCACCGGCAGGGTGGAACTGCGCTCGATCTCCGGCGGGATGCTCGCACAGGACCAGGACACACGCGTCGGCGACACATCCGGCTGGACACACACCTCAGGACCGACCCCAACCGAGCAGACACTCGCCGCCGCCGCGATGCTCGAAATCGTCTGCCGCTCGCTCTCAAGCAACGCCATCGCAATCGGCGGCATCGACTCAACGACTGCCGATGGCGGTTGCCTTCGTCTCTTCGGCGCGGGCGCGGGACAGATGGACCGCCTCGCTTCCTGCCGCATCGCCACCCAGAAGGCAGGCCCGCTCGCCTCGGGTGCCATCGCCCTCTCTGACGCCTTTTTCCCCTTCCCGGATGGCCCCACCGTTCTGATAGATGCTGGCGTGCGCGTCATCGTCCATCCCGGGGGCTCGAAGCGCGATCAAGAGACCTTCGACCTCTGCGAAAAACGGGGGGTCACCTGCCTCATCACCGGAAACAGACACTTCAGGCACTGA
- a CDS encoding PQQ-binding-like beta-propeller repeat protein has protein sequence MRDQQNRSSLSRSLILLTCATIATCCLATGCETTSSRTKSAVPQDPQADAFGQLGYKLDWRGFAFVDKGQKPRFMEPMGDVLAFQESGSTLSILEASNGGVRWASQLAGPLTLFTTPTREGRFIHASAETELFTLAIDTGTLVGRESFERVITTRPVQDGDLLIYGTSVGEVMAHVRGLGVKLWGFRTSGAIERAPVRIGSAVGVVAQTGDTVILDASSGSLLGRVRLFGGVTTDPVSDGNLMFVAGSDQSLYGIDPDGARIAWRIRTSRPLTVQPSVIGGMLYCELPERGLCSIEPSTGNVRWENKDLRGTVVCSRGVNVIVWDGRSASLIEPSTGDILSKVELPGVSILSTDGSTDPVIYVTDAKGKIGKYLPR, from the coding sequence ATGCGCGACCAGCAGAATCGGTCCTCCCTGAGCCGCTCGCTCATTCTTCTCACCTGCGCGACCATCGCAACCTGCTGCCTTGCAACGGGTTGCGAGACCACTTCCTCGCGAACCAAGTCCGCAGTCCCTCAGGACCCCCAAGCCGACGCCTTCGGGCAACTCGGTTACAAACTCGACTGGAGGGGCTTCGCCTTCGTTGACAAAGGCCAGAAACCCAGGTTCATGGAGCCCATGGGAGATGTGCTGGCTTTCCAGGAATCCGGCAGCACGCTCTCGATCCTCGAAGCGAGCAACGGAGGCGTCCGCTGGGCCAGCCAGCTCGCCGGACCTCTGACACTCTTTACAACCCCTACACGCGAAGGACGCTTCATCCACGCCTCCGCAGAGACCGAGCTCTTCACCCTCGCCATCGACACCGGCACGCTCGTCGGCAGAGAAAGCTTCGAGCGAGTGATCACAACCAGGCCAGTCCAGGACGGCGACCTGCTGATCTACGGCACATCCGTCGGCGAGGTCATGGCCCACGTCCGTGGCCTCGGCGTCAAGCTCTGGGGTTTCCGCACGTCCGGCGCAATCGAACGCGCCCCGGTCCGTATCGGCTCGGCCGTCGGTGTGGTCGCGCAGACGGGCGACACCGTCATCCTCGACGCATCGAGCGGCTCGCTCCTCGGGCGAGTTCGCCTCTTCGGCGGCGTCACCACCGACCCGGTATCCGACGGAAACCTGATGTTTGTCGCAGGCAGCGACCAGTCGCTCTACGGCATCGACCCCGACGGTGCCAGAATCGCCTGGCGCATCCGCACCTCACGCCCCCTCACCGTCCAGCCCTCCGTCATCGGCGGCATGCTCTACTGTGAACTTCCCGAACGCGGCCTCTGCTCGATCGAGCCCTCGACTGGCAACGTCAGGTGGGAAAACAAAGACCTTCGTGGAACGGTCGTCTGCTCCAGAGGGGTCAACGTCATCGTGTGGGATGGACGCTCCGCATCGCTCATCGAGCCATCGACCGGTGACATCCTCTCAAAGGTCGAGTTGCCGGGCGTCTCGATCCTTTCCACAGATGGATCCACAGACCCGGTGATCTATGTCACCGACGCAAAGGGCAAAATCGGAAAGTATCTCCCTCGTTAA
- a CDS encoding riboflavin synthase yields MFTGIIECTGSLHALNPTQTGSELLIDAGGWGVGFAPGESISVSGCCLTLAPRPGTASGLLRFDVVPETLSKTTLGFIGPGTRVNLERAATAATLMGGHVVQGHVEGVGIVRGVKEVGEWRVTIEAPSELLPCITPKGSVAVEGVSLTIASVDVAASSFDVALIPTTLDLTTLRDLRVGSRVNIETDILARTVVHFMRHFTDR; encoded by the coding sequence ATGTTTACAGGCATCATCGAGTGCACCGGTTCCCTCCACGCACTCAACCCGACCCAGACCGGATCCGAGCTCCTGATCGATGCCGGGGGATGGGGCGTTGGGTTCGCACCGGGCGAGTCGATCTCTGTTTCCGGCTGCTGTTTGACGCTCGCCCCACGACCAGGGACGGCGTCGGGCCTGCTGCGCTTCGATGTGGTGCCCGAGACGCTCTCCAAGACGACGCTGGGCTTCATCGGCCCTGGAACGCGGGTGAACTTGGAGCGGGCGGCGACGGCGGCGACGCTGATGGGCGGGCACGTTGTGCAGGGGCACGTGGAAGGAGTAGGCATCGTACGAGGCGTGAAAGAGGTCGGGGAATGGCGAGTCACCATCGAGGCGCCTTCGGAACTGCTCCCCTGTATCACGCCAAAGGGCTCGGTCGCTGTCGAGGGGGTCTCCCTGACTATCGCTTCGGTGGATGTGGCGGCTTCATCGTTCGATGTCGCGTTGATCCCGACGACGCTCGACCTGACCACTTTGCGAGATCTGCGCGTCGGCAGCCGAGTCAATATCGAGACAGACATCCTCGCAAGGACGGTCGTTCACTTCATGCGGCATTTCACGGACCGGTGA
- a CDS encoding PQQ-dependent sugar dehydrogenase: MSIFKPTARAGRLLLAVVVAFTPFGYSAVAHGQTAAQLWNNNCVSCHGQNAQGGNASSMLDDEWLTGPTDRHLFDATKNGIVESGMPAYGGALTDEQIWSLVVHIRELRAANERARTGSPKPDRDGVYATAHERFRVERVITRGLDIPWSVDFVPAAGPEGSPSGVMLVTSRSGALQVWARESLSSPVAGVPAVRNRGQGGLMDVAVHPEYRSNGWVYLTFSDAQGSGPRGPGFTKVVRGRIKGKGSEWRWTDEETIFEAKSEHYSNGDIHFGSRIVFEHASINGAEPEWLVYFCMGERGVMDLAQRLDRPNGKIFRFHDDGRIPADNPFVGQSGVYEAIWSYGHRNPQGLAFGLDGRLWDTEHGPRGGDELNLVQRGKNYGWPLVSFGINYSDAPFRTPWPTEGQDFVMPVYVWLPSIAACGLDTVRAGPDGEAFPAWRGDLVAGGLAGQTVERLRIEGESVVEREELIHGMGRVRDVVTGPDGSIYVVLNQPDHVIRLVPAK; encoded by the coding sequence ATGTCGATTTTCAAGCCCACCGCGCGAGCAGGCCGCTTGCTCCTCGCGGTCGTCGTTGCTTTCACCCCGTTCGGGTATTCAGCTGTGGCGCACGGACAAACAGCGGCCCAGCTCTGGAACAACAACTGCGTCTCGTGTCATGGGCAGAATGCACAGGGCGGCAACGCATCGAGCATGCTGGATGACGAGTGGCTGACCGGTCCGACCGATCGCCATCTGTTTGATGCGACGAAGAACGGGATTGTGGAGTCGGGGATGCCCGCGTATGGGGGGGCACTCACGGACGAGCAGATCTGGTCGCTGGTCGTACATATACGCGAGTTGCGGGCCGCGAACGAGCGGGCTCGAACCGGCTCGCCGAAGCCGGATCGCGACGGTGTGTATGCGACAGCGCACGAGCGGTTCAGGGTCGAGCGCGTGATTACGCGAGGCCTCGACATCCCGTGGTCGGTTGATTTTGTGCCCGCCGCCGGTCCTGAGGGCTCGCCCTCGGGCGTGATGCTTGTGACGAGCCGCTCCGGGGCTCTGCAGGTCTGGGCACGAGAATCCCTGAGTTCGCCGGTGGCTGGTGTGCCAGCGGTACGGAATCGAGGTCAAGGCGGCTTGATGGATGTGGCCGTGCATCCCGAGTACCGCTCGAACGGCTGGGTTTATCTCACGTTCTCTGATGCTCAGGGGAGCGGGCCTCGTGGACCGGGGTTCACGAAGGTCGTGCGAGGGAGGATCAAGGGCAAGGGATCTGAGTGGCGTTGGACGGATGAGGAGACGATTTTCGAGGCGAAGTCTGAGCACTACAGCAACGGGGATATCCACTTCGGGAGCCGCATCGTCTTTGAGCATGCTTCGATCAACGGGGCGGAGCCGGAATGGCTCGTGTACTTCTGCATGGGTGAGCGGGGTGTGATGGATCTTGCGCAGCGTCTGGATCGGCCGAACGGGAAGATCTTCCGCTTCCATGACGACGGGCGCATCCCCGCGGACAACCCGTTTGTCGGGCAGAGCGGCGTGTACGAGGCGATCTGGTCGTATGGGCATCGCAACCCGCAGGGACTGGCATTCGGCCTGGATGGTCGGCTGTGGGACACGGAGCACGGGCCGCGCGGGGGCGATGAGTTGAATCTCGTGCAACGTGGGAAGAACTACGGGTGGCCTTTGGTCTCCTTCGGAATCAATTACAGCGATGCGCCATTCCGCACGCCGTGGCCCACCGAGGGTCAGGACTTCGTGATGCCGGTGTATGTCTGGCTCCCCTCCATCGCTGCGTGCGGGCTTGACACTGTGCGTGCGGGTCCTGATGGCGAGGCGTTTCCGGCGTGGAGGGGCGACCTGGTCGCGGGTGGCCTGGCTGGGCAGACCGTTGAGCGGCTGCGCATCGAGGGCGAATCCGTTGTTGAGCGAGAGGAACTGATTCACGGGATGGGTCGGGTGAGGGATGTTGTCACGGGTCCTGATGGTTCGATCTATGTGGTGCTGAACCAGCCGGACCATGTGATCCGGCTTGTGCCTGCGAAGTGA
- a CDS encoding DUF3303 family protein: MQYMVIERFRDGCIQDVYRRFNERGRLAPEGLHYIASWIDEGLTTCYQVMECQDRSLIDTWIANWCDLVEFEVIPVINSTEAAKRAEFL; the protein is encoded by the coding sequence ATGCAGTACATGGTCATAGAGCGCTTCCGAGACGGGTGCATACAAGACGTCTACCGCAGATTCAACGAACGCGGGAGACTCGCGCCCGAAGGCCTTCACTACATCGCAAGCTGGATCGATGAAGGGCTCACGACCTGCTACCAGGTCATGGAGTGTCAGGACCGCTCCCTCATCGACACCTGGATCGCGAACTGGTGCGACCTGGTCGAGTTCGAGGTCATACCGGTCATCAACTCGACCGAGGCAGCGAAGCGGGCCGAGTTCCTGTAA